One genomic segment of Halococcus sediminicola includes these proteins:
- a CDS encoding NRAMP family divalent metal transporter translates to MSGTTSSYREQLRDTASGFFQQYGLAFVMVASYFGSGSIFIASSAGVRFGYALLWAVVGAALLGFMAQDMSARLGIFGEPLMVFIRRKIGRRLATALALVLSSGCLLWALELTAAVAKGVSLLLGGAIGWMPLAFIVGLAAVVVGVLNYEGIEQLMTAMMIGLLVVYLAVTGTTAPPLSSVVGGFVPSVPNVGALTLVASILGTTALWPNFFLESNLVSEKGWTGISDVAPMRRDLSIGYAVGGVTTIAILVLAAAVLRPAGYTELETFLTPGLALGEVLGEWARTVFLVGAVAAAFNSIIPIMWTPSYLIQHARGKEADSANRSFKAIYAVLVTISGLSPLITMFFGLGIIDMILLFPAYNAIVGLPITAVFLFWAVNDSDVMGEHRNTRTLSALNAALVVLAIVSAATSLPGVFDALTSGGL, encoded by the coding sequence ATGTCAGGAACCACCTCATCGTATCGAGAACAACTTCGAGACACGGCATCGGGATTCTTCCAACAGTACGGGCTGGCGTTCGTGATGGTCGCCAGCTACTTCGGCTCCGGGTCGATCTTCATCGCCAGTTCGGCGGGCGTCCGCTTCGGCTACGCACTCCTCTGGGCGGTCGTCGGCGCGGCGCTGCTCGGCTTTATGGCCCAGGACATGAGCGCGCGGCTCGGCATCTTTGGCGAACCGCTGATGGTGTTTATCAGGCGGAAGATCGGCAGGCGGCTGGCGACCGCTCTCGCGCTCGTCCTGTCGAGCGGCTGTCTGCTGTGGGCACTTGAACTGACTGCCGCGGTCGCCAAGGGAGTCTCCCTGCTGCTCGGCGGCGCAATCGGCTGGATGCCGCTGGCCTTTATCGTCGGGCTGGCCGCCGTCGTCGTCGGCGTGCTCAACTACGAAGGCATCGAGCAGCTGATGACCGCGATGATGATCGGTCTCCTCGTCGTCTATCTCGCCGTCACCGGCACGACCGCGCCGCCGCTGTCGTCGGTCGTCGGCGGGTTCGTCCCGAGCGTGCCGAACGTCGGCGCGCTCACGCTCGTCGCGTCGATCCTCGGCACGACCGCGCTCTGGCCGAACTTCTTCCTCGAATCGAACCTCGTCTCCGAGAAGGGTTGGACGGGGATTTCGGACGTCGCGCCGATGCGCCGCGACCTCTCCATCGGCTACGCCGTCGGCGGCGTGACGACAATCGCCATCCTCGTCCTCGCGGCGGCCGTACTCCGACCGGCGGGCTACACCGAACTCGAAACGTTCCTCACGCCGGGGCTCGCACTCGGGGAAGTGCTCGGCGAGTGGGCGCGCACCGTCTTTCTGGTCGGGGCAGTCGCGGCGGCGTTCAACAGCATCATCCCCATCATGTGGACGCCGTCGTATCTCATCCAGCACGCCCGCGGGAAGGAGGCCGACTCCGCGAACCGGAGTTTCAAGGCCATCTACGCCGTGCTGGTCACGATCAGCGGCCTCTCGCCGCTCATTACGATGTTCTTCGGTCTCGGCATCATCGACATGATCCTACTCTTTCCGGCCTACAACGCCATCGTCGGACTGCCGATCACGGCCGTCTTCCTCTTCTGGGCGGTCAACGATTCCGACGTGATGGGCGAACACCGCAACACGCGGACGCTCTCGGCGCTGAATGCGGCACTGGTGGTACTGGCCATCGTCTCGGCGGCGACATCACTGCCGGGCGTCTTCGATGCGCTCACCTCAGGCGGTCTCTGA
- a CDS encoding S8 family peptidase, giving the protein MVEKPTPDRRSVLKAIGAGTLFGGLSGVASATPGRQPGPKKDEILVGVSASAADMDQAVKQAVPGNAEIVHRNETLSYVAVKFPSQATDRAKENFIDAITKKDHIKYAEPNATHQVFYNPSDPRFGDQYAPKQVKSDQAWDTTLGDSSVTIAVVDTGAQYDHPDLQANYKSDPGKDFADDDSDPYPDVASDEYHGTHVSGCAAAVIDNGTGVAGQGNSSLINGRALDEGGSGSTSDIADAIEWAADQGADVINLSLGGGGYTSTMKNAVSYATDNGALVIAAAGNNGSSSVSYPAAYSECVAISAVDSNEQLASFSQYGEKVELCAPGVDVLSTTTETRGSYERLSGTSMATPVTSGVAGLTLAKWDLTNSELRTHLKNTAEDIGLPENEQGSGQVDALAAVTTDPSDGGGGGGGGGGGESTSGNVSGTLYSSSDYDDYTWSWTYSSPSQVVVELDGPTNADFDLYVNTGTTQSASPNNYDYTSRSTNSQETVTIDSPDDSTAMQIDVDSYSGSGDYTLTITETK; this is encoded by the coding sequence ATGGTTGAAAAACCCACTCCAGATCGACGATCAGTCCTGAAAGCAATTGGTGCAGGGACGCTGTTCGGCGGACTGAGCGGCGTCGCATCGGCGACACCCGGCCGCCAACCCGGCCCAAAAAAGGACGAAATCCTCGTTGGGGTGTCGGCGTCGGCAGCCGACATGGATCAGGCGGTCAAGCAGGCCGTCCCCGGTAACGCGGAGATCGTCCACCGAAACGAGACGCTGAGTTACGTCGCGGTGAAGTTTCCCAGTCAAGCTACAGACCGTGCGAAGGAGAACTTCATTGACGCAATTACCAAAAAGGACCACATCAAGTACGCTGAGCCGAACGCAACCCATCAGGTATTCTACAATCCTAGCGATCCGCGCTTCGGCGACCAATACGCCCCGAAGCAGGTCAAATCCGACCAAGCGTGGGACACCACGCTGGGCGATTCGTCAGTAACCATCGCGGTTGTCGATACCGGCGCGCAGTACGATCATCCTGACCTCCAGGCGAACTACAAGTCCGATCCCGGGAAGGACTTCGCTGACGACGATTCGGATCCGTATCCAGATGTAGCGAGCGACGAGTACCATGGTACCCACGTCTCGGGCTGTGCGGCTGCCGTGATTGACAACGGCACCGGCGTTGCCGGCCAGGGCAATTCTTCGCTGATCAATGGCCGTGCGCTCGATGAAGGCGGGAGTGGCTCAACGTCGGACATCGCTGACGCCATTGAGTGGGCAGCCGACCAAGGGGCTGACGTCATCAACCTCTCGCTTGGTGGTGGTGGGTACACGAGCACGATGAAAAACGCCGTGAGCTACGCGACCGACAACGGCGCACTCGTGATCGCCGCCGCAGGGAACAACGGCTCCAGTTCCGTCAGCTATCCCGCTGCCTACAGCGAGTGCGTCGCGATCTCGGCGGTCGATAGCAACGAGCAGCTGGCGAGCTTCAGCCAGTACGGCGAGAAGGTTGAGCTGTGTGCGCCAGGCGTTGACGTTCTCTCGACGACTACCGAGACGCGCGGCTCCTACGAACGACTCTCGGGCACGTCGATGGCAACCCCGGTGACCTCCGGCGTCGCCGGGCTCACGCTTGCAAAGTGGGACCTCACTAACTCCGAGCTCCGGACTCATCTGAAGAACACCGCAGAAGATATCGGTCTCCCCGAGAACGAGCAGGGTAGTGGTCAGGTTGATGCCCTCGCGGCTGTCACTACTGATCCTTCAGATGGCGGCGGCGGTGGTGGCGGTGGCGGCGGTGGCGAATCCACGTCTGGAAATGTCAGCGGCACGCTATACAGTTCCTCGGACTACGACGACTACACGTGGTCATGGACGTATTCCTCGCCGAGCCAGGTCGTCGTCGAACTCGATGGACCGACTAACGCCGACTTCGACCTCTACGTCAACACGGGTACGACTCAGAGCGCCTCACCGAACAACTACGACTACACCTCTCGGTCGACCAATAGCCAAGAGACAGTCACTATCGACAGCCCCGACGACTCGACAGCCATGCAGATCGATGTCGATTCGTACAGCGGTTCCGGTGACTACACGCTGACAATCACTGAAACGAAGTAA
- a CDS encoding DUF433 domain-containing protein produces the protein MSLSRDEDVLGGEPRIDGTRISVRHVAARVIDSRQSPAHVADQFDISIADVYEALYYYYAHIDKMRELEAENEAAFERVRESSVKPKETVQ, from the coding sequence ATGAGTCTCTCCCGTGATGAAGACGTACTCGGTGGCGAGCCGCGAATCGATGGAACGCGTATTAGCGTTCGCCACGTTGCCGCGCGGGTGATTGACAGCAGGCAATCTCCCGCTCACGTCGCGGACCAGTTCGACATCTCCATCGCAGACGTGTACGAAGCGCTCTACTACTACTACGCTCACATTGACAAGATGCGTGAACTCGAAGCAGAGAACGAAGCGGCGTTTGAGCGGGTTCGAGAATCTTCGGTGAAACCCAAAGAAACCGTGCAGTAA
- a CDS encoding winged helix-turn-helix domain-containing protein yields the protein MGRLDDITLEELHEVREQTEGEKPRERVLAAIGRKQGAQIDTLAERHGVVEKTIRNWLDRFVEQPIEQAPYDAPRPGGPSKLTTEQREHLEEVLHDSPTELGYDQQAWSPKILLHYVARKYDVEYSKRHARYLLTEAGLSWRTARPRNHEADPEDEAKFQATVEKNAPN from the coding sequence ATGGGTCGGCTCGACGATATCACTCTGGAAGAACTCCACGAGGTGCGTGAGCAAACGGAAGGTGAGAAGCCGCGAGAACGCGTTCTCGCGGCGATCGGCCGCAAGCAGGGCGCTCAGATCGACACCCTTGCTGAGCGTCACGGCGTTGTTGAGAAAACCATCCGCAACTGGCTGGATCGGTTTGTCGAGCAACCGATCGAGCAGGCTCCCTACGACGCTCCTCGCCCCGGCGGCCCCTCAAAACTCACTACAGAACAGCGTGAGCACCTCGAAGAGGTGCTCCACGATTCACCTACTGAATTGGGCTACGACCAACAGGCCTGGTCGCCGAAGATTCTGCTCCACTACGTTGCCAGAAAGTACGACGTTGAGTACAGCAAGCGCCATGCACGCTATCTGTTGACTGAGGCCGGGCTGTCCTGGCGGACAGCGCGGCCTCGCAATCACGAAGCCGATCCTGAAGACGAAGCGAAGTTCCAAGCGACGGTCGAAAAAAACGCCCCGAACTAG
- a CDS encoding ParA family protein, translating to MTKAFVWWSESGGPGKTTNTMQTAAAIGRDGYDVLALDLDPQRGALTHYAGYDHLDHDTAENTVEPTIMNVFFGDTDVHDIIVETPHFDLVPGHEDLANFESSLSNAGKRGMDEYWVIRELLEDLSSDYDVFILDVQATLNKLVDNAIIAARNIMVPIELSPKGDASQQGLESTVEAMDSGFSKMGVDVVIKGTVPTRVGNAKIFEDYRDTMSDRGVPLSPFSIPEHSLLRYTWSEQMDLFSFIESSDTRELRPYEEHVPLAFKVIGRWMTGDYSYNEAVAQWDTVKDSEMGDATPEKLLDTKMEQEAEA from the coding sequence ATGACCAAAGCGTTCGTTTGGTGGTCGGAATCCGGAGGGCCCGGAAAAACCACGAATACAATGCAAACCGCTGCCGCCATTGGTCGCGATGGCTACGATGTCCTTGCGCTCGACCTTGACCCACAACGGGGTGCACTCACTCACTACGCTGGTTACGACCACCTTGATCACGACACCGCCGAGAACACTGTTGAACCCACCATCATGAATGTGTTCTTCGGAGACACCGACGTGCACGATATCATTGTCGAGACTCCACACTTCGATCTAGTTCCCGGCCACGAAGACCTCGCCAACTTCGAATCCAGCCTCAGCAATGCCGGGAAACGCGGCATGGATGAATACTGGGTTATCCGTGAACTGCTTGAAGACCTCAGCAGCGACTATGACGTATTCATCCTTGACGTCCAGGCCACGCTAAACAAACTCGTGGACAACGCCATCATCGCTGCCCGGAACATCATGGTCCCAATCGAACTTTCGCCGAAAGGGGATGCTTCCCAACAAGGTCTTGAATCCACTGTCGAGGCAATGGACTCCGGATTCTCTAAAATGGGTGTCGATGTAGTGATCAAAGGCACCGTTCCTACCCGCGTCGGCAACGCAAAAATCTTCGAAGACTATCGCGACACCATGAGCGACCGCGGTGTTCCACTTAGTCCGTTTTCCATCCCGGAACACTCCCTCCTTCGATACACGTGGAGCGAACAAATGGATCTGTTCTCCTTCATTGAATCATCGGATACCCGTGAACTCCGGCCTTATGAAGAGCATGTCCCACTCGCGTTCAAGGTTATCGGCCGATGGATGACCGGTGACTACAGTTACAATGAAGCTGTTGCGCAGTGGGATACGGTAAAAGACTCTGAGATGGGTGATGCGACACCCGAGAAACTGCTTGACACCAAAATGGAGCAGGAGGCTGAAGCCTAA
- a CDS encoding AbrB/MazE/SpoVT family DNA-binding domain-containing protein: protein MSKSTRVTEKGQTTIPKNLREKYDLEPGDEVVWSDTDEGIVVKKRTHTSGRGMLVPDDTSEGKREEIAEELEHRVRKRRDHNYEEA, encoded by the coding sequence ATGAGCAAATCGACACGTGTCACGGAGAAGGGACAGACAACGATCCCGAAGAACCTTCGCGAAAAGTACGACTTAGAGCCCGGTGACGAGGTCGTCTGGTCGGATACAGATGAAGGCATCGTCGTAAAAAAGCGTACTCACACCAGTGGGCGCGGGATGCTCGTGCCCGACGATACCTCCGAGGGGAAGCGTGAGGAGATCGCCGAGGAGTTGGAGCACCGCGTCCGCAAGCGTCGAGATCACAACTACGAGGAAGCCTGA
- a CDS encoding winged helix-turn-helix domain-containing protein, with protein MTDFDPTPSDGETNAVRQRWSENTDTFGRVYNTLLGITEPTTYSTIAEIADCSPNAAKKHLERLAEMGVGRVDRQSRPARYERNDGYLEWQDASRLADELTVEEIIDRVHQLEDRREEFEQRFETSDPSSISVFDHDNHDAIHERMNAISDWQSLERDIRLYELARQLSQNDGHLLPA; from the coding sequence GTGACTGATTTCGACCCCACTCCATCCGACGGCGAGACCAACGCGGTGCGCCAGCGTTGGTCCGAAAACACGGATACGTTCGGGCGTGTCTACAATACTCTCCTCGGCATTACCGAGCCGACGACCTATTCCACCATCGCAGAGATAGCCGACTGCTCGCCCAACGCCGCGAAAAAGCACCTCGAACGCCTTGCAGAGATGGGAGTCGGACGAGTTGATCGACAGAGCCGTCCCGCTCGCTACGAACGCAACGACGGATATCTCGAATGGCAGGACGCGAGCCGTCTCGCCGACGAGCTCACTGTCGAGGAGATCATCGATCGAGTCCACCAGCTCGAAGACCGCCGGGAGGAGTTCGAACAGCGCTTCGAGACGAGTGATCCCTCCTCGATCTCAGTGTTCGATCACGACAACCACGACGCGATTCACGAGCGAATGAACGCCATTAGCGACTGGCAATCCCTTGAGCGCGACATCCGTCTCTACGAACTCGCACGACAGCTCTCCCAGAACGACGGCCACCTTCTGCCAGCATAG
- a CDS encoding 2-oxo acid dehydrogenase subunit E2 has product MGYVVKMPKLGLEMEEGTILDWYVEEEDTVEEGEAIAEIESEKTVAEIDAREGGVLRLLEVEEGATVPPGTPIGIIADADEDIADLESEFETENSLESTESQAATDDTIEESPKSAEEQVDTAGGGSTNIKSSPKAERRAEELGVDLAEVDGSGPQGAITADDVEAATDTQAESEQIRASPRAEQRAEELGVDLAEVSGSGPQSAITVDDVEAMDAEEEQVSDRIFAAPRVRQLAREHGLDINTLSGSGANGRITESDVRMAADESEITVGESETPETQSTGRTIREEKSFDGMRRTIANRLSQSYQNAVHVTEHREVDVEAFLEAVEAASDALETDVSMPDLLLLAISASLSEHPDFNATFEDDLHRLYEEHNVCVAVDVEAGLITPVLREVNTKSIERIATERRELTEKALSGEYTMDDLQGGTFTVTNLGLLGVESFDPIINPPQVAILGVNAIQQRPVPDGEGVAFRRQLPLDLSFDHRVVDGADAARFLATLTEHIENPLPLLFDSL; this is encoded by the coding sequence ATGGGATACGTTGTCAAGATGCCGAAACTAGGACTGGAGATGGAAGAGGGGACAATCCTGGACTGGTACGTAGAAGAAGAGGACACGGTTGAGGAAGGTGAAGCGATTGCTGAAATTGAATCCGAAAAGACTGTTGCTGAGATTGATGCCCGTGAGGGAGGTGTTCTCCGCTTGCTTGAGGTTGAAGAGGGTGCGACTGTTCCACCAGGAACACCTATTGGTATCATTGCGGATGCGGACGAAGATATTGCTGATCTCGAATCCGAATTCGAAACAGAGAATTCTCTAGAATCAACTGAATCCCAGGCAGCTACAGATGATACGATCGAAGAATCACCGAAGTCTGCTGAAGAACAAGTAGATACAGCCGGTGGAGGAAGTACTAATATAAAATCTTCACCAAAAGCAGAACGCCGTGCCGAGGAACTCGGTGTTGATTTGGCTGAAGTGGATGGATCGGGACCTCAAGGAGCAATTACCGCAGATGATGTTGAAGCTGCCACAGATACACAAGCAGAAAGCGAACAAATAAGAGCTTCTCCCCGGGCAGAACAGCGTGCCGAGGAACTCGGTGTTGACCTTGCCGAAGTAAGTGGTTCAGGTCCACAAAGTGCGATCACCGTTGATGATGTCGAGGCTATGGATGCTGAAGAAGAGCAGGTGAGCGACCGTATCTTCGCCGCACCGCGTGTTCGACAGCTTGCGCGCGAGCATGGTCTTGATATCAATACTCTCTCTGGATCGGGTGCGAACGGACGCATTACCGAATCAGACGTTCGGATGGCGGCTGACGAGAGTGAGATTACAGTGGGGGAGAGCGAGACTCCCGAGACCCAATCAACAGGCCGTACCATCAGGGAAGAGAAGTCGTTCGACGGAATGCGTCGTACCATCGCGAACCGACTCAGTCAGAGCTATCAAAATGCCGTTCACGTCACTGAGCACCGTGAAGTTGACGTCGAAGCATTTCTCGAAGCCGTCGAAGCTGCTTCAGATGCACTTGAGACTGACGTCTCAATGCCTGATCTGCTGTTGCTTGCTATCTCTGCCAGTCTCTCTGAACATCCCGATTTTAACGCCACCTTCGAAGATGATTTGCATCGTCTCTATGAAGAACATAATGTCTGTGTTGCTGTCGACGTTGAAGCAGGACTGATCACCCCGGTGTTACGGGAAGTCAACACCAAATCGATTGAGAGAATAGCAACTGAGCGCCGAGAACTCACAGAGAAAGCGCTTTCCGGCGAGTATACGATGGATGATCTCCAAGGGGGCACATTCACTGTGACGAATCTCGGGCTGTTAGGTGTCGAATCGTTCGATCCAATAATCAATCCACCCCAAGTTGCCATTCTTGGTGTCAACGCGATACAGCAGCGGCCAGTCCCTGACGGGGAGGGAGTAGCCTTCAGAAGACAGTTGCCACTCGATCTTTCATTCGATCATCGGGTTGTGGACGGAGCAGACGCAGCACGGTTTCTCGCAACACTCACAGAACACATCGAAAACCCACTGCCGTTGCTTTTTGACTCTCTGTAA
- a CDS encoding VOC family protein codes for MAIDTIPDAGVEIPEITQVGIVVEDIEDGMERFDSILGISPWEVYRFEPPKLSETTYRGEDHDYTMTLALADLAGMMVELIEPTEGKSIYTEHLEEHGEGLHHVACFAFENTEETVQQFEEAGMEVLQSGTFVDTPYWYLDTQEQLNGMIFETATNLESMPEPDETYPR; via the coding sequence ATGGCTATTGATACCATACCAGACGCAGGGGTCGAAATTCCAGAAATTACGCAAGTCGGAATTGTAGTCGAAGATATAGAGGACGGGATGGAACGTTTTGATTCAATTTTGGGCATTAGCCCGTGGGAGGTTTATCGATTTGAGCCTCCAAAACTGTCGGAAACAACCTATCGTGGGGAGGATCACGATTATACCATGACACTCGCACTTGCTGATCTCGCTGGGATGATGGTCGAACTGATTGAACCCACAGAGGGAAAGAGTATCTATACTGAACACTTAGAGGAGCATGGTGAGGGCCTCCACCATGTTGCGTGCTTTGCATTCGAAAATACCGAGGAAACCGTCCAGCAGTTCGAAGAGGCAGGAATGGAAGTACTTCAGAGTGGAACGTTTGTCGACACCCCGTATTGGTATCTCGACACGCAAGAGCAACTGAACGGCATGATATTCGAGACTGCGACGAATTTAGAGTCAATGCCCGAACCGGACGAAACCTATCCGAGATAA
- a CDS encoding NAD(+)/NADH kinase, with product MSHIGVIVNPAAGRDIRRLTGGASVVDNYAKRRVTECVLSGVTVPSATPDVTLMPDTSGIAANVVEDAPDDVSVELLDMTLTGEAADTRRAAERFQTEADALVVLGGDGTTRDAALGCDDLPLLSVSTGTNNVVPSAVDGTVAGAAVALVASGTVDNEETTYRHEMVEARTESGESVTGIAAVELSDRSFIGTRALLDPDEMLGGIVSRANPSEIGLSSVAGALDSLAPDEPGAIALRLADAGMSNQTVRAIVAPGVTTRVGVEEHHRLSDQESMVVEVDDGVLGADGERELEVVNETVEFHSVPDGPRLISHEAVFESAAHTGVLTDG from the coding sequence GTGTCTCATATCGGTGTCATAGTCAATCCAGCCGCCGGACGTGATATCAGGCGGCTAACCGGTGGCGCAAGTGTTGTGGACAACTACGCGAAGCGACGTGTTACCGAATGTGTTCTCTCCGGAGTCACTGTCCCGTCTGCTACGCCAGACGTAACACTGATGCCCGACACATCGGGAATCGCTGCGAACGTTGTCGAGGACGCTCCGGACGATGTTTCTGTGGAATTGCTCGACATGACTCTTACTGGAGAGGCAGCAGACACCCGACGGGCAGCCGAACGCTTCCAAACAGAAGCCGATGCACTCGTCGTTCTCGGAGGGGACGGAACGACCCGCGACGCAGCGCTTGGCTGCGATGACCTTCCTCTCCTTTCGGTGTCGACTGGGACGAACAATGTCGTTCCGTCGGCGGTCGATGGAACCGTTGCTGGAGCCGCAGTTGCGCTCGTTGCGAGCGGTACTGTCGACAACGAGGAAACCACCTATCGTCATGAGATGGTCGAAGCACGAACCGAATCAGGTGAGTCCGTGACAGGGATAGCGGCAGTCGAACTCTCGGACCGTTCGTTCATCGGAACTCGTGCATTGCTTGATCCCGACGAGATGTTGGGTGGAATCGTCTCCCGAGCGAATCCGTCGGAAATCGGTCTGAGTAGTGTTGCGGGTGCACTCGATTCGCTTGCGCCCGACGAACCGGGCGCAATTGCGTTACGACTCGCCGATGCCGGAATGTCCAACCAGACAGTGAGGGCGATCGTCGCTCCCGGCGTGACGACCAGAGTTGGAGTCGAGGAACATCACCGCCTATCGGATCAGGAGTCAATGGTTGTCGAGGTTGACGATGGTGTGCTCGGTGCTGATGGCGAACGTGAACTCGAAGTTGTTAACGAAACCGTTGAGTTTCATTCGGTACCTGACGGTCCACGACTCATCTCACACGAAGCAGTGTTCGAGTCTGCAGCACACACTGGCGTTCTCACGGATGGTTGA
- a CDS encoding alpha-ketoacid dehydrogenase subunit beta: MASAELEGRETQTMTIREAIRETMREELNRDDDVFLIGEDIGVMEGVLDVTGDLYHDFGPERVRDTPISEAGIIGAATGAAATGSRPVAELMFSDFIGVAMEQTMNQMAKMRYMFGGKIEMPVTVRATEGGGMGAASQHSGTVHSMIAHFPGLMAVTPGTPEAAKGLLRSAIRSDDPVFFFENKMIYEQSGEVPVDEDFTIPLGEANVEREGDDVTVVATQRLVGESLSVADELDGDVDVEVIDLRSLYPLDTDTIVESLDKTGRMVVAGESPLSYGAQAEVVSRAVENAFYSLDAPIQRVGVPDTHIPFSPVLESEVLPDADDVRNAIERIA; encoded by the coding sequence ATGGCGAGCGCAGAACTCGAAGGTCGAGAGACCCAGACGATGACCATTCGGGAGGCCATCAGAGAGACAATGCGCGAGGAGCTGAACCGTGATGACGACGTCTTCCTCATCGGCGAGGACATCGGCGTAATGGAAGGGGTTCTCGATGTAACGGGAGACCTCTACCATGACTTCGGTCCCGAGCGTGTGCGTGACACGCCGATTTCGGAAGCGGGGATCATTGGTGCGGCAACGGGTGCAGCAGCGACCGGTTCACGGCCTGTCGCTGAACTCATGTTCTCGGATTTCATCGGTGTCGCAATGGAACAGACGATGAATCAGATGGCGAAAATGCGCTATATGTTTGGCGGCAAGATCGAAATGCCGGTAACTGTGCGTGCCACCGAGGGTGGTGGTATGGGCGCAGCAAGCCAGCACTCTGGAACCGTTCACTCGATGATTGCTCACTTCCCAGGCCTGATGGCTGTGACACCCGGCACACCTGAAGCCGCGAAAGGATTGCTGCGATCAGCGATTCGTTCCGACGATCCTGTATTCTTCTTCGAGAACAAGATGATCTACGAACAGTCAGGTGAAGTGCCGGTGGATGAAGACTTCACGATTCCACTAGGTGAGGCAAACGTTGAGCGAGAAGGAGACGATGTCACAGTCGTGGCGACGCAGCGCCTCGTTGGCGAATCACTATCAGTCGCTGACGAACTCGATGGTGATGTCGATGTCGAAGTGATCGATCTCCGCTCGCTGTACCCGCTCGATACGGACACTATTGTCGAGAGTCTCGATAAAACGGGACGGATGGTCGTCGCTGGAGAGAGCCCCCTCTCGTATGGAGCGCAAGCCGAAGTAGTATCGCGAGCTGTTGAAAACGCCTTCTACAGTCTCGATGCGCCAATTCAACGTGTCGGCGTCCCGGACACGCATATCCCGTTCAGCCCAGTACTGGAAAGCGAAGTCCTGCCGGACGCAGACGACGTTCGCAACGCTATCGAACGGATCGCCTGA
- a CDS encoding thiamine pyrophosphate-dependent dehydrogenase E1 component subunit alpha gives MPAIDLETEEGRTEALRRMLTIREFDTRAGERFADGEIPGFVHLYVGEEAIGVGACAALEEDDYITSTHRGHGHCIAKGLDPKLMMSEIYGRREGYCNGKGGSMHIADVDSNMLGANGIVGAGPPLGAGAALSIKQKGEDRIALSFLGDGAVAQGQVHEAVNLASAWDLPVIFLVENNQYGEGTAVSDQHNAKNLSDTSSAYDIPGINVDGMDITAVNEAVIEARKRARNGDGPTFIEAETYRFHGHFEGDQELYRDEEEVEEWRKRDPIDDFSERLIERDELSEEELEEMRANIEAEIEDAIEYAKNADEPTPEEAYEDMFSQRVPDIDLFVEQANARADGGTRGGEF, from the coding sequence ATGCCAGCAATCGATCTCGAAACAGAGGAAGGGCGAACAGAAGCGCTACGGCGAATGCTCACGATTCGTGAGTTCGATACGAGGGCAGGCGAACGCTTCGCAGACGGTGAAATTCCGGGGTTCGTTCATCTCTATGTTGGAGAAGAAGCTATCGGGGTAGGAGCCTGTGCTGCCTTAGAAGAAGACGACTACATCACCAGCACTCATCGTGGACACGGCCACTGTATCGCAAAGGGTCTCGATCCGAAACTCATGATGTCCGAAATATATGGGAGACGGGAGGGATATTGCAATGGCAAAGGTGGATCGATGCACATCGCCGACGTGGACTCTAACATGCTCGGTGCAAATGGAATCGTCGGCGCGGGTCCACCGCTTGGGGCGGGTGCAGCACTCAGCATAAAGCAAAAAGGCGAGGATCGGATTGCTCTGTCTTTCTTGGGAGATGGTGCCGTCGCTCAGGGCCAAGTTCACGAGGCAGTGAACCTTGCATCGGCATGGGATTTGCCAGTCATATTCCTCGTGGAAAACAACCAGTACGGGGAAGGAACGGCAGTCAGTGACCAACACAACGCCAAAAACCTCAGCGACACATCTTCCGCATACGACATTCCAGGAATCAATGTCGATGGAATGGACATCACGGCAGTGAACGAGGCTGTCATTGAGGCACGCAAACGCGCTCGTAACGGCGATGGCCCGACGTTTATCGAAGCCGAGACCTACCGCTTCCACGGTCATTTTGAGGGCGATCAGGAACTCTATCGGGATGAAGAGGAGGTCGAAGAGTGGCGAAAGCGCGACCCCATCGATGACTTTTCCGAGCGGCTCATCGAACGCGACGAACTCTCCGAAGAGGAGTTAGAAGAGATGCGAGCAAACATCGAAGCGGAGATCGAGGACGCCATCGAGTACGCGAAAAATGCGGACGAGCCCACACCGGAAGAGGCCTACGAGGATATGTTCTCTCAGAGAGTGCCGGACATCGATCTCTTCGTAGAACAGGCGAATGCTCGCGCTGATGGCGGCACCAGAGGAGGTGAGTTCTGA